One window of Mediterraneibacter gnavus ATCC 29149 genomic DNA carries:
- a CDS encoding 4Fe-4S binding protein, with amino-acid sequence MKTTELKLVYFSPTGTTRRVIMEAARQIDLKSVSFDLSVHKEKKPVLQFDETDFVLFGIPVYSGRVPETFLSYFETLKGNNTPAALIATYGCRAYEDALLELKTEVENRGFHVIGAGAFPTEHSIVRSIGLSRPNKADLKTISEFGIALNRRIKNEDLSALSIQVPGNTPYRKYAKTPLIPKADVSLCTECKACVKSCPAGAISAQDPKKTDKKKCISCLRCVRSCKQKARSVSSMKLSMAAKKLNKVCQSDKAADIFL; translated from the coding sequence ATGAAAACAACTGAATTAAAACTGGTCTATTTCAGTCCGACAGGGACGACAAGAAGGGTCATCATGGAGGCAGCACGTCAGATTGACCTTAAATCCGTCTCATTTGACCTGTCCGTACATAAAGAAAAAAAGCCGGTTCTGCAATTTGACGAAACAGATTTTGTCCTGTTTGGAATCCCGGTTTATTCCGGCCGGGTTCCCGAAACATTTCTTTCTTATTTCGAGACACTCAAAGGAAACAACACTCCGGCTGCGCTGATCGCAACTTATGGCTGCCGGGCATACGAAGATGCTCTGTTAGAATTAAAAACCGAGGTGGAAAATCGGGGATTCCACGTAATCGGTGCCGGTGCATTTCCTACTGAGCATTCGATCGTTCGTTCAATTGGTCTGAGCCGTCCGAATAAAGCGGATCTAAAGACAATCAGTGAGTTCGGGATCGCATTAAACCGCCGTATCAAAAATGAAGATCTCTCTGCGCTCTCCATTCAGGTACCTGGTAACACTCCATATCGCAAATACGCAAAAACTCCACTGATTCCAAAGGCAGATGTCAGCCTGTGCACGGAATGTAAAGCTTGCGTCAAATCATGTCCTGCCGGAGCAATCTCTGCACAGGATCCGAAAAAGACGGACAAGAAAAAATGTATTTCCTGCCTGCGCTGCGTACGAAGCTGTAAGCAAAAAGCCCGCAGTGTCAGCAGTATGAAACTCTCCATGGCAGCCAAAAAACTGAACAAAGTCTGTCAGAGTGATAAAGCCGCTGATATCTTTTTATAA
- the pheS gene encoding phenylalanine--tRNA ligase subunit alpha, protein MKDRLEQIKAQALEQIKASDMPEKLNEVRVKFLGKKGELTAVLKGMKDVAPEERPKVGQLVNETRAAIEELLEETKVKMEAAIREEKMKAEVIDVTLPSKKSTVGHRHPNTIALEEVERIFVGMGYEVVEGPEVEYDLYNFEKLNIPDGHPAKDEQDTFYVNKDIVLRTQTSPVQARVMEQGKLPIRMIAPGRVFRSDEVDATHSPSFHQIEGLVIDKNVSFADLKGTLEVFAKELFGEETKTKFRPHHFPFTEPSAEVDVTCFKCGGKGCRFCKGSGWIEILGCGMVHPHVLEMCGIDPEEYSGFAFGVGLERIALLKYEIDDMRLLYENDIRFLKQF, encoded by the coding sequence ATGAAAGACAGACTGGAACAAATCAAAGCACAGGCTTTGGAGCAGATTAAAGCTTCTGATATGCCGGAAAAGCTGAACGAGGTGCGTGTAAAATTTCTTGGAAAAAAAGGAGAATTAACAGCCGTATTAAAGGGAATGAAAGACGTGGCCCCAGAGGAGCGTCCGAAAGTCGGACAGCTGGTCAATGAGACAAGAGCTGCAATCGAAGAGCTTTTAGAAGAGACAAAAGTGAAAATGGAGGCAGCCATCCGTGAGGAAAAAATGAAAGCGGAAGTCATTGACGTGACGCTGCCATCTAAGAAAAGTACGGTGGGACACAGACATCCAAATACGATCGCACTGGAAGAGGTAGAGCGCATTTTCGTGGGAATGGGATACGAAGTAGTAGAAGGACCGGAAGTAGAATACGACCTGTACAACTTCGAGAAACTCAACATTCCGGATGGGCATCCTGCAAAAGATGAACAGGATACCTTTTATGTGAATAAGGACATTGTGCTGCGTACACAGACTTCTCCGGTTCAGGCGAGAGTGATGGAGCAGGGCAAGTTGCCGATCCGTATGATCGCACCGGGAAGAGTATTCCGTTCTGATGAAGTGGATGCAACACATTCTCCATCCTTCCATCAGATTGAAGGTCTTGTGATCGATAAAAATGTTTCCTTTGCAGATCTGAAAGGAACACTGGAAGTGTTTGCAAAAGAGCTGTTTGGAGAAGAGACAAAGACAAAATTCAGACCGCATCATTTCCCGTTTACAGAGCCAAGTGCAGAGGTGGATGTGACTTGCTTCAAATGCGGAGGCAAAGGATGTCGATTCTGTAAAGGTTCCGGCTGGATTGAGATCCTCGGATGCGGGATGGTACATCCACATGTGCTGGAGATGTGCGGAATCGATCCGGAGGAATATTCAGGATTTGCATTCGGTGTCGGTCTGGAGCGAATCGCACTGCTGAAATATGAAATTGATGACATGAGACTTTTGTATGAAAATGACATCAGATTTTTGAAACAGTTCTAG
- a CDS encoding glycosyl hydrolase family 18 protein, with translation MIYVTVPGDTVSSISRQSGVPVWKIIYDNQLGEEGELTVGQALLLLKPQESAEIREDLYVTGYAYPFIEPYVLEMAFPALNELLVFSYGFTFEGELVPPIQDETWMIQLAWENGIEPMLVLTPFTQGVFNNQLIQTLVEEESVRENVITNLLKVVEEKGYVGVDVDFEYVRAQNREGYAEFVGELRAAMNEKGYRVSVALAPKTSSDQKGLLYEGIDYALLGEQADRLFLMTYEWGYSYGPPMAVAPLTKVRQVVEYALTQIPAEKLLMGIPNYGYNWTLPYEKGVTKAETIGNVGAVRLAVEYGAPIQYDQEAQSPYFTYRNQGREQEVWFEDVRSIAAKIELAKEYELYGVGYWNLMRPFRANWIMLE, from the coding sequence ATGATTTATGTGACAGTACCGGGAGATACTGTATCTTCGATCTCCCGTCAAAGTGGGGTTCCCGTCTGGAAGATTATTTATGATAATCAGCTGGGAGAAGAGGGAGAACTGACAGTGGGGCAGGCGCTGCTCTTATTAAAACCGCAGGAGAGCGCGGAAATTCGAGAGGATTTGTATGTGACAGGGTATGCATATCCTTTTATTGAACCTTATGTGCTGGAGATGGCATTTCCGGCACTCAATGAACTGCTTGTGTTTTCTTATGGCTTTACGTTTGAAGGAGAGTTGGTTCCGCCCATACAGGATGAAACATGGATGATACAGCTGGCCTGGGAGAATGGGATAGAACCGATGCTGGTTCTGACCCCGTTTACACAGGGGGTCTTTAACAATCAGCTGATCCAGACTCTGGTGGAGGAAGAATCAGTACGTGAAAATGTGATTACCAATCTGCTGAAGGTGGTGGAGGAAAAAGGATATGTGGGCGTGGATGTAGATTTTGAATATGTCCGTGCGCAGAACAGGGAAGGATATGCCGAGTTTGTCGGAGAATTGCGGGCTGCCATGAACGAAAAGGGATATCGCGTGTCAGTGGCTCTGGCGCCCAAGACGTCTTCAGATCAGAAAGGGCTGCTCTATGAGGGGATTGATTATGCACTTCTGGGAGAACAGGCAGACCGGCTGTTTCTGATGACTTATGAGTGGGGATATTCTTATGGTCCGCCCATGGCAGTCGCACCCCTTACGAAAGTCCGCCAGGTGGTAGAGTATGCGCTGACACAGATCCCGGCTGAGAAGCTTCTGATGGGGATACCGAACTATGGGTATAACTGGACCCTTCCTTATGAAAAAGGAGTGACAAAAGCAGAGACGATCGGTAATGTAGGGGCTGTACGGCTTGCGGTGGAATACGGTGCTCCAATTCAGTATGACCAGGAGGCTCAAAGCCCGTATTTTACTTACAGAAATCAGGGAAGAGAGCAGGAAGTCTGGTTTGAAGATGTGAGAAGTATTGCGGCAAAGATCGAACTGGCAAAAGAATATGAACTATATGGAGTCGGATACTGGAATTTAATGCGTCCCTTTCGTGCAAACTGGATCATGCTGGAATAA
- the queA gene encoding tRNA preQ1(34) S-adenosylmethionine ribosyltransferase-isomerase QueA, producing the protein MKTSDFYYDLPEELIAQDPLEDRSGSRLLFLDKETGKTEHHIFRDVIDYLNPGDCLVINDTKVIPARLIGEKEGTGAKIEVLLLKRGENDVWETLVKPGKKAKPGTRISFGEGLLVGEVVDVVEEGNRLIHFEYKGIFEEILDQLGQMPLPPYITHQLEDRSRYNTVYAAHEGSAAAPTAGLHFTPKLLKEIQEKGVDIARVTLHVGLGTFRPVKVEDVTEHHMHSEFYMVDAEAAEKINKAKEHGGRVICVGTTSCRTIESAADENGRLKPCSGWTEIFIYPGYQFKILDGLITNFHLPESTLIMLVSALAGKEHVMAAYEEAVKERYRFFSFGDAMIIL; encoded by the coding sequence TTGAAAACAAGTGATTTTTATTATGACCTGCCGGAGGAACTGATCGCACAGGATCCTCTGGAGGATCGCTCCGGTTCCAGATTATTGTTTCTGGATAAAGAGACAGGGAAAACAGAGCATCATATCTTTCGGGATGTGATCGATTATCTGAATCCGGGAGACTGTCTGGTCATCAACGATACAAAAGTAATTCCGGCACGCCTGATCGGAGAAAAAGAAGGCACCGGTGCCAAGATCGAGGTCCTCCTGTTGAAGCGCGGAGAAAACGATGTGTGGGAAACACTGGTAAAACCGGGGAAAAAAGCAAAACCGGGAACCAGGATCAGTTTCGGAGAAGGACTTCTGGTCGGCGAGGTTGTGGATGTGGTAGAAGAGGGAAACCGTCTGATTCACTTTGAGTATAAGGGAATCTTTGAGGAGATTTTAGACCAGCTTGGTCAGATGCCGCTTCCTCCATATATTACCCACCAGCTGGAAGACAGAAGCCGTTATAATACGGTGTATGCAGCTCACGAAGGTTCAGCTGCAGCACCGACTGCGGGGCTTCATTTTACTCCGAAGCTTTTGAAAGAAATTCAGGAAAAAGGCGTGGATATTGCAAGAGTGACACTTCATGTCGGACTGGGCACATTCCGCCCGGTGAAAGTGGAGGATGTGACCGAGCACCATATGCATTCGGAGTTTTACATGGTGGATGCAGAAGCGGCAGAGAAGATCAACAAAGCCAAAGAACATGGAGGCCGTGTGATCTGTGTGGGAACGACGAGCTGCCGTACCATCGAATCTGCGGCGGACGAGAACGGACGCTTAAAGCCTTGCAGCGGCTGGACAGAAATTTTTATCTATCCGGGATATCAGTTTAAGATATTAGATGGGCTGATCACAAATTTCCATCTGCCGGAATCTACACTGATCATGCTGGTATCTGCACTGGCGGGAAAAGAGCATGTCATGGCAGCCTATGAAGAGGCAGTGAAAGAACGGTATCGTTTTTTCAGCTTCGGAGATGCGATGATTATTTTATAG
- a CDS encoding P-II family nitrogen regulator: protein MLIKIEAIVREEKFEQVKSALQDIQVNGVTISQVMGYGTQRGYTEIVRGSEVDILLHPKIKFEVVVSSEEWEQKTISAIQKAAFTGEVGDGKIFSYEIRSAVKIRTKETGYNAVQSQDNL from the coding sequence ATGTTGATCAAAATTGAAGCAATCGTAAGAGAAGAAAAATTTGAACAGGTTAAATCTGCTCTTCAGGACATCCAGGTGAACGGGGTTACCATCTCCCAGGTTATGGGGTATGGAACGCAGCGTGGCTATACAGAAATTGTCCGCGGAAGTGAAGTAGATATCCTGTTACATCCCAAAATTAAATTTGAAGTGGTCGTCTCTTCCGAAGAATGGGAACAAAAAACAATCTCAGCAATACAAAAAGCCGCTTTTACCGGCGAAGTCGGTGACGGAAAAATTTTCAGCTATGAAATCCGCAGCGCTGTCAAAATCCGCACAAAAGAGACCGGTTATAATGCAGTTCAGTCACAAGATAATCTTTAA
- a CDS encoding YihY/virulence factor BrkB family protein, translating into MGRRVKETIKKVNKVTEIVGSHHTGAYAAQAAYFFVLSMIPIILLLLTAVQFTPATYANVIDAVEQVFPTSVQGFIRSIVTQVYFSQSAKIIPITILVALWSAGRGVLSVTAGLNCIYGNTETRNYVYLRLRASLYTVIFILAIVLSLVLSVFGNSISAMIYKHAPFWSTLMQYIIKIRTVMTLAVLTVFWDLVYKYLPNRRATQKTTLRKQLPGAVFTACGWLLISFIFSIYLDIFEGFSDMYGSMTTIVLIMLWLYLCMYVILLGGEVNALLEKYLDNHKNCDKIIK; encoded by the coding sequence ATGGGAAGAAGAGTCAAGGAGACGATAAAAAAAGTAAATAAAGTCACTGAGATCGTCGGCTCCCATCATACAGGAGCGTATGCGGCCCAGGCTGCTTATTTTTTTGTACTCTCTATGATTCCGATCATCCTGCTTTTGCTGACGGCGGTACAGTTTACACCAGCTACTTATGCAAATGTCATCGATGCAGTGGAGCAGGTGTTTCCGACATCCGTGCAGGGGTTTATCCGTTCGATCGTGACACAGGTCTATTTTTCCCAGTCGGCTAAGATCATTCCGATCACGATCCTTGTAGCGCTGTGGTCTGCAGGAAGAGGGGTACTGTCCGTGACTGCAGGACTGAACTGCATTTATGGTAATACCGAGACTCGTAATTATGTATACCTGAGGCTTAGGGCTTCTTTATATACCGTGATCTTCATTCTTGCAATCGTACTGTCACTGGTTCTGTCTGTATTTGGAAACAGTATCAGCGCCATGATCTACAAGCATGCACCGTTCTGGAGTACTCTGATGCAGTATATTATTAAGATCCGGACCGTTATGACACTTGCAGTTCTGACCGTTTTCTGGGATCTGGTTTATAAATATCTTCCAAACCGGAGAGCAACACAGAAGACAACTTTGCGTAAACAGCTTCCGGGAGCCGTTTTTACAGCGTGCGGATGGCTGCTGATCTCTTTTATTTTTTCGATTTATCTGGACATCTTTGAAGGATTTTCAGATATGTATGGAAGTATGACTACGATTGTGCTGATTATGCTGTGGCTGTATCTGTGTATGTATGTGATCCTTCTTGGCGGAGAAGTCAATGCACTGTTAGAGAAATATCTTGACAATCACAAAAACTGTGATAAGATAATAAAGTAA
- a CDS encoding ammonium transporter yields the protein MSSGDTGFIMLCSALVFLMTPGLAFFYGGLVRRKNVVNTMMACIGIMGLSIVMWVLFGYSLSFGGNHAGIIGDFRYFAFQGVGADPGPYADTIPHLVFAGFQMMFAVITPALITGAVVGRMRFKALFLFIAFWSLIVYYPMAHMVWGEDGFLAALGSVDFAGGNVVHISSGVSALVLAICLGRRRGYEHTSYRIHNIPFVTLGASLLWFGWFGFNAGSALAADGLAAHAFMTSAIASASAMLIWMLIDYLKSKKTTLVGASTGLVVGLVAITPGAGFVPIWSSFLIGALVSPICYFTVVLLKQKLKIDDALDAFGCHGIGGIWGGIATGLFGKTSVNSVARWNGLVFGDFHLFTAQLISILVTIAVAVCGTLICIGIVRIFTPLRVDVSAEISGLDFSQHGENAYPSFNGFDS from the coding sequence ATGAGTTCAGGAGATACTGGTTTTATCATGCTTTGCTCTGCCCTTGTTTTTCTTATGACACCGGGCCTTGCTTTCTTTTATGGCGGATTGGTCCGCCGGAAAAATGTTGTCAACACAATGATGGCCTGCATCGGCATTATGGGGCTGTCCATCGTTATGTGGGTACTGTTTGGATATTCCCTTTCTTTCGGCGGAAACCATGCCGGAATCATCGGTGATTTTCGATACTTTGCTTTTCAAGGTGTAGGAGCCGATCCCGGTCCTTATGCTGATACGATTCCACATCTTGTATTTGCCGGTTTCCAGATGATGTTCGCAGTCATTACCCCTGCGCTGATCACCGGAGCTGTCGTCGGCAGAATGCGTTTTAAGGCACTGTTTCTGTTTATTGCATTCTGGTCTTTGATTGTTTATTATCCGATGGCACATATGGTATGGGGAGAAGACGGTTTCCTTGCCGCTTTAGGATCTGTTGATTTTGCCGGCGGAAATGTTGTCCATATCAGTTCCGGAGTATCCGCTCTTGTCCTTGCCATCTGTCTTGGTCGAAGACGCGGATATGAACACACTTCCTATCGCATCCACAACATCCCATTTGTCACTCTGGGTGCATCACTGCTCTGGTTCGGATGGTTTGGCTTCAATGCCGGAAGTGCTCTTGCGGCAGATGGACTTGCAGCTCACGCTTTTATGACCTCTGCGATTGCTTCTGCTTCCGCAATGCTCATCTGGATGCTCATTGATTATCTGAAAAGTAAAAAAACCACACTTGTCGGTGCTTCTACAGGACTGGTCGTAGGGCTTGTAGCTATCACCCCCGGTGCCGGATTTGTTCCGATCTGGTCTTCTTTCCTGATCGGTGCACTTGTCAGTCCGATCTGCTATTTTACCGTGGTGCTCTTAAAACAGAAATTAAAAATCGATGATGCGCTCGATGCGTTCGGATGTCATGGAATCGGCGGTATCTGGGGCGGTATTGCGACCGGACTTTTCGGTAAAACTTCTGTCAATTCTGTTGCCAGATGGAATGGATTAGTCTTCGGAGATTTTCATTTATTCACTGCACAGCTGATCAGCATTCTGGTCACCATTGCAGTTGCTGTGTGCGGAACCTTGATCTGCATCGGTATCGTAAGAATTTTCACACCGCTTCGTGTAGATGTTTCTGCTGAGATATCCGGTCTGGATTTCTCACAGCATGGAGAAAATGCATATCCGTCCTTTAACGGATTTGATTCATAA
- the pheT gene encoding phenylalanine--tRNA ligase subunit beta has protein sequence MNTSLSWLKAYVPDLDVTAQEYTDAMTLSGTKVEGYEQLDADLEKIVIGQIDKIEKHPDADKLVVCQVNVGTETVQIVTGAKNVFEGAKVPVVLDGGRVAGGHEPGQKVPGGIKIKKGKLRGVASFGMMCSIEELGSTTDMYPEAPEDGIYIFPEDAEIGASAIEALDRNDVVFEYEVTSNRVDCYSVLGIAREAAATFNKEFVPPIVKETGNGEDVNDYIKVTVEDADLCPRYCARVVKNIKIGPSPKWMQRRLASVGIRPINNLVDITNYVMEEYGQPMHAYDLDTIAGHEIVVKTAQDGEKFTTLDGQERIMDKDVLMICDGEKAVGIAGIMGGENSMITDDVKTMLFEAACFDGVNIRKSSKRVGLRTDASGKFEKGLDPNNAKAAIDRACQLVEELGAGEVVGGTVDVYGKVKEPVRVPFDADKINAMLGTSISEEEMLGYFAKISLEYDEAAKEVIAPTFRHDLFRIADLAEEVARFFGYDNIPTTLPKGEATTGKLSFKLRIEDVAKDIAEFCGFSQGMTYSFESPKVFDKLRIPADSKLRETVEIMNPLGEDYSVMRTTSLNGMLTSLATNYNRRNKNVRLYELGNIYLPKQLPITELPEERMQFTLGMYGEGDFFSMKGVVEEFFEKIGMNEKETYDPNAGKTYLHPGRQANIIYDGKVVGYLGEVHPEVADTYGIGERAYVAVLDMPEIIPYATFDRKYTGIAKYPAVTRDISMVVPKEILVGQIEDVIEKKGGAYLESYALFDLYEGSQIKAGFKSVAYSIVFRAKDKTLEEADVTSAMNRILKALEEMGIELRK, from the coding sequence ATGAATACTTCTTTATCATGGTTAAAAGCGTATGTCCCGGATCTGGACGTGACAGCGCAGGAATATACAGATGCAATGACATTGTCAGGAACAAAAGTAGAGGGCTATGAACAGCTGGATGCAGATCTGGAAAAGATTGTCATTGGTCAGATCGATAAGATTGAAAAGCACCCGGATGCAGACAAACTGGTCGTATGTCAGGTGAATGTAGGAACAGAGACAGTACAGATCGTAACAGGTGCGAAAAATGTATTTGAAGGTGCAAAAGTGCCGGTCGTACTGGACGGTGGACGCGTGGCAGGGGGACATGAGCCGGGACAGAAAGTTCCGGGCGGAATCAAGATCAAAAAAGGCAAGCTCCGCGGAGTGGCAAGTTTTGGTATGATGTGTTCTATCGAGGAGCTGGGTTCTACGACAGATATGTATCCGGAGGCTCCGGAAGACGGAATCTATATCTTCCCGGAGGATGCCGAAATCGGAGCAAGTGCGATTGAAGCGCTTGACAGAAACGATGTGGTATTTGAGTATGAAGTGACATCCAACCGTGTAGACTGCTACAGCGTACTTGGAATCGCAAGAGAAGCAGCCGCTACATTCAACAAAGAGTTTGTTCCTCCAATCGTGAAAGAGACAGGAAATGGAGAAGATGTCAACGATTATATAAAAGTAACAGTAGAAGATGCCGATCTGTGTCCGAGATACTGTGCAAGAGTGGTAAAAAATATTAAAATCGGTCCGTCTCCAAAATGGATGCAGAGAAGGCTGGCATCTGTAGGAATTCGTCCGATCAACAATCTGGTGGATATTACAAACTATGTGATGGAAGAGTACGGACAGCCGATGCATGCCTATGATCTGGATACGATCGCAGGTCATGAGATTGTTGTAAAAACTGCACAGGATGGAGAGAAATTTACCACACTTGACGGACAGGAGCGTATCATGGACAAGGATGTCCTGATGATCTGTGACGGAGAAAAAGCAGTCGGAATTGCCGGTATCATGGGTGGGGAAAACTCCATGATCACAGATGATGTCAAGACCATGCTCTTTGAGGCAGCATGCTTTGACGGTGTCAACATCCGAAAATCTTCAAAGAGAGTAGGGCTTCGTACAGATGCTTCCGGAAAATTTGAAAAGGGTCTGGATCCGAACAATGCAAAAGCAGCCATTGACAGAGCCTGCCAGTTAGTAGAAGAATTAGGCGCCGGAGAAGTGGTTGGCGGAACCGTGGATGTTTACGGAAAAGTAAAAGAACCGGTAAGAGTTCCATTTGATGCAGACAAGATCAATGCAATGCTGGGAACTTCGATTTCAGAAGAAGAGATGCTTGGTTATTTCGCAAAGATCAGTCTGGAATATGATGAAGCAGCAAAGGAAGTGATCGCACCGACATTCCGTCATGATCTGTTCAGAATTGCAGATCTGGCAGAAGAGGTTGCAAGATTCTTTGGATATGATAATATTCCGACGACACTTCCAAAGGGAGAGGCCACAACAGGAAAACTGTCCTTCAAACTGAGAATCGAAGATGTGGCAAAAGATATCGCCGAATTCTGCGGATTCAGCCAGGGAATGACCTATTCATTCGAGAGCCCGAAGGTGTTTGACAAACTGAGAATCCCGGCAGATTCGAAATTGAGAGAAACAGTGGAGATCATGAACCCACTGGGAGAAGATTATAGTGTGATGAGAACGACATCCTTAAATGGAATGCTCACATCTCTTGCGACAAACTATAACCGCAGAAACAAAAATGTAAGACTTTACGAACTTGGAAATATTTATCTGCCAAAACAGCTTCCGATCACAGAGCTTCCGGAGGAAAGAATGCAGTTTACTCTGGGAATGTATGGAGAAGGGGATTTCTTCAGCATGAAGGGTGTAGTAGAAGAATTCTTTGAGAAGATCGGAATGAACGAAAAAGAAACATACGATCCAAATGCAGGAAAAACATATCTGCATCCTGGGCGCCAGGCAAATATCATTTACGATGGAAAAGTAGTCGGATATCTGGGAGAGGTACATCCGGAAGTTGCCGATACTTACGGAATCGGGGAACGCGCATATGTAGCAGTACTGGATATGCCGGAGATCATTCCGTATGCAACTTTTGACAGAAAATATACAGGAATCGCAAAGTACCCTGCTGTGACAAGAGATATCAGTATGGTAGTGCCAAAAGAGATCCTGGTAGGACAGATTGAAGATGTGATCGAGAAAAAAGGCGGAGCATATCTGGAAAGCTATGCACTGTTTGACCTGTATGAAGGAAGTCAGATCAAAGCCGGATTCAAATCCGTTGCATATTCTATCGTATTCCGTGCAAAGGATAAGACTCTGGAAGAGGCGGATGTAACTTCTGCGATGAACCGGATCTTAAAAGCACTGGAAGAGATGGGAATCGAGCTGAGAAAATAG